From Penaeus vannamei isolate JL-2024 chromosome 40, ASM4276789v1, whole genome shotgun sequence, the proteins below share one genomic window:
- the RN-tre gene encoding USP6 N-terminal-like protein isoform X1, protein MDAARRNQDIRKMLNPDSRSLMGLSEEELLIRAREERAAIVGRYDLGREEGAIIDPWEDPEFEVYHTTDRYGFIHDNRLPQSRSKEEEKRLEIEMSRIPKWTKMIKSWEKYWDKEKFFKRVYKGIPDRFRGTVWAKLLYLEQIKEEQKGKYEEMRRLGRKWSTDVRQIDLDVNRTYRDHSMFRKRYDEKQRQLFHILVAYSMYNQEVGYCQGMSQIAALLLMYLNEEDAFWALSALMSSPKYAMHGFFIPGFPKLLRYQQHHDKILEKFLPKLKKHLERNCIDSGLYTLKWFFQCFLDRVPFTLTLRLWDIFLLEGERLLVAFAYCILKLHRRQITRLDMDQILDYLQKKLEKNFGYEDDYVIESLEKAMEELKKAKLDHPGAPPDNELPQQPFGMFIEPSVEKESGIRRGFTEEERLITEKLMKRTETIGINGSHLSVDRGSRYSLECSIDEVSSLGGVGGSRASLANTSLTSAADLSTLSSVTLARRGDMDAASIQSGRSLISPDTRSVQSVRSPRSPTEKFRHSNNHSPSQSLPTQTNGDVHSDARSIQSEGEVVHNGLAGSPPHSPSTPRPSCLSVSQTTLQDGEALQSEPATPKATETPDTVRIFVPYSGNTESTASKSQAPRTPPPAGENPKYITSSPDDPNRITIRVDRDEALSSPRGLSSGPNTSSRNFADSQDLPSQSFSSSVLDDSSDLSTTLQETSFTQDISPRMRPSSAPISPSLPKLQTARSRPITLDSPEYSEGLL, encoded by the exons ATGGATGCTG CTCGCAGAAATCAGGACATTCGGAAGATGCTCAACCCAGACTCCCGATCTCTCATGG GATTGAGCGAGGAGGAGTTGCTCATCCGGGCCAGGGAGGAGCGTGCAGCCATCGTCGGCCGGTACGATCTTGGCCGCGAAGAAGGGGCTATCATAGATCCATGGGAAGACCCAGAATTCGAGGTCTATCACACCACAGACAGATATGGCTTTATACA TGACAACAGGCTGCCTCAGTCCCGttccaaggaggaggagaagagactgGAGATCGAAATGTCCAGGATACCCAAGTGGACAAAGATGATAAAGTCGTGGGAAAAATATTGGGACAAGGAGAAGTTCTTCAAACGCGTCTACAAAGGGATTCCTGACCGGTTTCGGGGCACTGTGTGGGCCAAGCTGCTCTACCTCGAGCAGATcaaggaggagcagaaagggaaATATGAG GAAATGAGAAGACTCGGACGCAAGTGGTCCACGGATGTACGACAGATTGACTTAGATGTTAACAGAACCTACAGAGATCATTCCATGTTTCGTAAAAGATATGATGAGAAGCAACGGCAACTCTTTCATATTCTTG TTGCATACTCAATGTACAACCAAGAAGTGGGTTACTGCCAAGGTATGTCCCAGATTGCTGCGTTGCTACTCATGTACCTGAATGAAGAGGACGCGTTTTGGGCCCTCTCGGCTCTCATGTCCTCCCCCAAGTATGCCATGCATG GTTTCTTCATTCCCGGATTCCCAAAGCTTTTGCGGTACCAGCAGCACCATGACAAAATCCTGGAAAAATTCTTGCCAAAGCTTAAGAAGCACTTGGAGAGAAACTGCATTGATTCTGGCTTATATACCCTCAAATGGTTCTTTCAGTGCTTTCTAGACAGG GTGCCATTTACCTTAACACTGAGGCTGTGGGACATCTTCCTGTTGGAGGGTGAGCGTCTCTTGGTGGCCTTTGCTTACTGTATCCTCAAATTGCATCGTCGTCAGATCACACGCCTTGACATGGATCAAATTTTAGATTATCTTCAGAAAAA attagaGAAGAATTTTGGTTATGAAGACGACTATGTGATAGAGAGTTTAGAGAAGGCCATGGAGGAGCTGAAGAAGGCAAAGCTCGACCATCCCGGGGCACCACCCGACAACGAGCTGCCGCAGCAACCTTTTG GCATGTTCATAGAGCCCTCGGTTGAGAAGGAGTCAGGGATCCGGCGAGGCTTCACGGAAGAGGAGCGGCTCATCACGGAGAAACTGATGAAGCGGACGGAGACCATCGGCATCAATGGCTCGCATCTCTCTGTTGACCGCG GGTCGCGGTATTCACTGGAGTGCAGCATTGATGAAGTGAGCAGCCTGGGTGGGGTCGGAGGGTCCCGGGCCTCCCTTGCCAACACATCTCTTACCTCAGCGGCGgacctctccaccctctcctcggTCACCCTAGCCAGGCGTGGTGACATGGACGCAGCCTCCATTCAGTCAGGTCGCTCCCTCATCTCTCCAGACACCCGCTCCGTGCAGTCAGTGCGCTCCCCAAGGTCTCCCACAGAGAAGTTCAGACACTCCAACAACCATTCGCCATCCCAGTCGCTGCCTACGCAGACCAATGGTGATGTTCACAGTGATGCAAGGTCAATTCAAAGTGAAGGTGAAGTCGTGCATAATGGCTTGGCGGGTAGCCCCCCGCACAGCCCATCTACCCCAAGGCCGTCCTGTTTGTCTGTGAGTCAGACGACCTTGCAAGATGGTGAGGCCCTGCAATCTGAGCCCGCTACGCCTAAGGCCACGGAGACACCTGACACAGTACGTATCTTCGTGCCATACTCAGGGAACACAGAATCAACAGCATCAAAATCTCAAGCCCCAAGAACTCCTCCACCTGCAGGAGAAAACCCCAAATACATTACTTCGAGCCCCGACGATCCCAATAGGATCACCATTCGCGTCGACAGGGACGAAGCTCTCTCCTCCCCGAGAGGGCTGTCTTCGGGACCAAATACCTCCTCGCGAAATTTTGCCGACTCCCAAGATCTTCCCTCCCAAAGCTTCTCGTCATCAGTTCTGGACGATTCGTCAGATCTCTCCACCACACTTCAGGAGACGAGCTTCACACAGGACATCTCTCCACGGATGAGACCTTCCTCAGCCCCCATATCTCCTTCACTGCCGAAGCTGCAGACAGCTCGATCCCGCCCCATCACGCTAGATAGTCCAGAGTACAGTGAAGGTCTCTTATAA
- the RN-tre gene encoding USP6 N-terminal-like protein isoform X2, producing the protein MDAGLSEEELLIRAREERAAIVGRYDLGREEGAIIDPWEDPEFEVYHTTDRYGFIHDNRLPQSRSKEEEKRLEIEMSRIPKWTKMIKSWEKYWDKEKFFKRVYKGIPDRFRGTVWAKLLYLEQIKEEQKGKYEEMRRLGRKWSTDVRQIDLDVNRTYRDHSMFRKRYDEKQRQLFHILVAYSMYNQEVGYCQGMSQIAALLLMYLNEEDAFWALSALMSSPKYAMHGFFIPGFPKLLRYQQHHDKILEKFLPKLKKHLERNCIDSGLYTLKWFFQCFLDRVPFTLTLRLWDIFLLEGERLLVAFAYCILKLHRRQITRLDMDQILDYLQKKLEKNFGYEDDYVIESLEKAMEELKKAKLDHPGAPPDNELPQQPFGMFIEPSVEKESGIRRGFTEEERLITEKLMKRTETIGINGSHLSVDRGSRYSLECSIDEVSSLGGVGGSRASLANTSLTSAADLSTLSSVTLARRGDMDAASIQSGRSLISPDTRSVQSVRSPRSPTEKFRHSNNHSPSQSLPTQTNGDVHSDARSIQSEGEVVHNGLAGSPPHSPSTPRPSCLSVSQTTLQDGEALQSEPATPKATETPDTVRIFVPYSGNTESTASKSQAPRTPPPAGENPKYITSSPDDPNRITIRVDRDEALSSPRGLSSGPNTSSRNFADSQDLPSQSFSSSVLDDSSDLSTTLQETSFTQDISPRMRPSSAPISPSLPKLQTARSRPITLDSPEYSEGLL; encoded by the exons ATGGATGCTG GATTGAGCGAGGAGGAGTTGCTCATCCGGGCCAGGGAGGAGCGTGCAGCCATCGTCGGCCGGTACGATCTTGGCCGCGAAGAAGGGGCTATCATAGATCCATGGGAAGACCCAGAATTCGAGGTCTATCACACCACAGACAGATATGGCTTTATACA TGACAACAGGCTGCCTCAGTCCCGttccaaggaggaggagaagagactgGAGATCGAAATGTCCAGGATACCCAAGTGGACAAAGATGATAAAGTCGTGGGAAAAATATTGGGACAAGGAGAAGTTCTTCAAACGCGTCTACAAAGGGATTCCTGACCGGTTTCGGGGCACTGTGTGGGCCAAGCTGCTCTACCTCGAGCAGATcaaggaggagcagaaagggaaATATGAG GAAATGAGAAGACTCGGACGCAAGTGGTCCACGGATGTACGACAGATTGACTTAGATGTTAACAGAACCTACAGAGATCATTCCATGTTTCGTAAAAGATATGATGAGAAGCAACGGCAACTCTTTCATATTCTTG TTGCATACTCAATGTACAACCAAGAAGTGGGTTACTGCCAAGGTATGTCCCAGATTGCTGCGTTGCTACTCATGTACCTGAATGAAGAGGACGCGTTTTGGGCCCTCTCGGCTCTCATGTCCTCCCCCAAGTATGCCATGCATG GTTTCTTCATTCCCGGATTCCCAAAGCTTTTGCGGTACCAGCAGCACCATGACAAAATCCTGGAAAAATTCTTGCCAAAGCTTAAGAAGCACTTGGAGAGAAACTGCATTGATTCTGGCTTATATACCCTCAAATGGTTCTTTCAGTGCTTTCTAGACAGG GTGCCATTTACCTTAACACTGAGGCTGTGGGACATCTTCCTGTTGGAGGGTGAGCGTCTCTTGGTGGCCTTTGCTTACTGTATCCTCAAATTGCATCGTCGTCAGATCACACGCCTTGACATGGATCAAATTTTAGATTATCTTCAGAAAAA attagaGAAGAATTTTGGTTATGAAGACGACTATGTGATAGAGAGTTTAGAGAAGGCCATGGAGGAGCTGAAGAAGGCAAAGCTCGACCATCCCGGGGCACCACCCGACAACGAGCTGCCGCAGCAACCTTTTG GCATGTTCATAGAGCCCTCGGTTGAGAAGGAGTCAGGGATCCGGCGAGGCTTCACGGAAGAGGAGCGGCTCATCACGGAGAAACTGATGAAGCGGACGGAGACCATCGGCATCAATGGCTCGCATCTCTCTGTTGACCGCG GGTCGCGGTATTCACTGGAGTGCAGCATTGATGAAGTGAGCAGCCTGGGTGGGGTCGGAGGGTCCCGGGCCTCCCTTGCCAACACATCTCTTACCTCAGCGGCGgacctctccaccctctcctcggTCACCCTAGCCAGGCGTGGTGACATGGACGCAGCCTCCATTCAGTCAGGTCGCTCCCTCATCTCTCCAGACACCCGCTCCGTGCAGTCAGTGCGCTCCCCAAGGTCTCCCACAGAGAAGTTCAGACACTCCAACAACCATTCGCCATCCCAGTCGCTGCCTACGCAGACCAATGGTGATGTTCACAGTGATGCAAGGTCAATTCAAAGTGAAGGTGAAGTCGTGCATAATGGCTTGGCGGGTAGCCCCCCGCACAGCCCATCTACCCCAAGGCCGTCCTGTTTGTCTGTGAGTCAGACGACCTTGCAAGATGGTGAGGCCCTGCAATCTGAGCCCGCTACGCCTAAGGCCACGGAGACACCTGACACAGTACGTATCTTCGTGCCATACTCAGGGAACACAGAATCAACAGCATCAAAATCTCAAGCCCCAAGAACTCCTCCACCTGCAGGAGAAAACCCCAAATACATTACTTCGAGCCCCGACGATCCCAATAGGATCACCATTCGCGTCGACAGGGACGAAGCTCTCTCCTCCCCGAGAGGGCTGTCTTCGGGACCAAATACCTCCTCGCGAAATTTTGCCGACTCCCAAGATCTTCCCTCCCAAAGCTTCTCGTCATCAGTTCTGGACGATTCGTCAGATCTCTCCACCACACTTCAGGAGACGAGCTTCACACAGGACATCTCTCCACGGATGAGACCTTCCTCAGCCCCCATATCTCCTTCACTGCCGAAGCTGCAGACAGCTCGATCCCGCCCCATCACGCTAGATAGTCCAGAGTACAGTGAAGGTCTCTTATAA